Within the Thermanaeromonas toyohensis ToBE genome, the region AGTAGCTGGGGCACTGGCTTTGTTAGCCAAGATAGCTTCGTAACGGGCACCATAAAGGGCAGGCCGGATGTTATCAGCCATACCACCATCTACAGCCACATATTTCCGCACCCCAGGTATGTTTTTAATGGAACCCACAGTGTAAGCTGTACTGCCCGCCGGCCCTATAATCGACCTCCCCGGTTCCACGATGACCTTAGGAAGCTTTAGCCCCCTCTTTTCCGCCTCGTCATAAACAGCCGCCATTATAACTTCGGCAAAGACTTCAATAGGCTGGGGATCGTCCTCTTCCACATAGGCGATGCCGAAGCCGCCTCCTAAATCTAGCTCTTCAGTAACGAGCCCCATAACTTTTAGTATTTCTTCCACAAAATCCATCATTACTTCTGCAGCATAACGATAGGGTTCGACTTGGAAAATCTGCGAACCTATATGACAATGGAGCCCTTTATATTCTATCCCAGGAAGCCCCTGGGCTTTTTTCACGGCTTCCAAAGCTTGGCCGCCAGGCAAAGTAAAACCGAACTTAGAGTCTATCTGGCCGGTACGAATGTATTCGTGGGTATGGGCCTCTATCCCCGGGGTGACTCGCAAAAGGATGGGTACCCTTTGCCCCCTCTCCACCGCCAGGCGGCTTAAGGTTTCCAGTTCCAGGAAGTTATCCACCACCACCCGGCCGACCCCAACCTCCAGGGCCAAAAGGAGCTCTTCCTTGCTTTTATTGTTACCGTGGAAGTAAATACGGGCAGGGGGAAACCCAGCCTTAAGGGCTGTATATAGTTCGCCACCGGATACGACATCTAGCCCCAACCCCTCCTGGGCTATTATGCGGCACATGGCGGTGGTTAAAAAAGCCTTACCCGCATAAATTACTTCTGCGTTTCCATACTTTTGGACAAAGGCTCGCGTAAACTTGCGACAGTTGGCCCGGATAAGATCCTCATCGAAAATGTACAAGGGAGTTCCAAACTCCCGGGCTAAATCTACCACATCGCAGCCCCCGATCTCGAGATGGCCCCGTTCATTGATGCGCATAGTGCCGCGCAACTGCATCCTCCAGTTCTCCTTTCCCAAGTATATCTACATTTTAACCCACCGGGGGACTTCTGTCCAGAAAGGAAGGTATATAGCGACCTCAAAACCGAACCATATGGGCACCTGTCCGAAAGCTACATTACATTAGGTTCTCTTTGGCAGGAAACTACCTTATATCGTCGAAATTTATGGGAACAGTATTGGTCGGAAGGAGGTTTCCGAGTGGGAGAACCCCATCTAGACTTAAGAATAGCCCCTTGTGAAGTAGAACCGGTTACCGAAGTATTAAAGGAAGGTAATATTTTCCTGGTCTCCCTACCTACAGGCGAGATTACCGGCCGGAGCCTAGGCTCCTTAGGCCTCTACCATGCCGATACTAGATACCTGGATTGCTTAGAGCTCTATCTTCAAGGGCTAAAACCAATTTATCTTTCTTCCGCCATCCGGGACAGCCACTTTGCTCAAATAGAGCTTACTAACCCGGAATTTACCTTACCTTCAGGACAGCTGGTGCCCCTTCAGACTATACATCTGCGGCTCCTTAGGCTTATAAAGGATGCTTTTTACCAGCGCTTACGCCTTATAAATTTTAATTCCTTCCCCTTAAGCCTTACTCTAGATATGATCTTCGGTGCCGACTACCGGGACATTTTCGAGGTCCGGGGAACAGTAAGGGAGCGCCGGGGTGAGCTCTTGAGCCCTGAAATCAAGCGTTGGGGGATTAAGCTGTCTTACCGGGGGCTCGATGGTCAAGTGCGCACTACAGCCATCTCCCTGGATCCAGCTCCTAACGAAATAAAAGCGGAACCCGGGCGGGCACGAGTACGTTATATCTTAAATCTTCCCCCCCAAAAGAAAATCTACCTCCATCTGCGCATTGACCTGGACAGCGAAATCATGGAGAACCCCGACCTTATAAGTACTGGTTTTTCAGCCGCCACCATCATGCTGGCCGGCCGTTATCATCAGTGGGAACGGGAATGTACCCAAGTTTATACGGATAATACTACCTTAAACAATATGCTACAAACTGCTGTAACGGACCTAGCGGCCCTCCAGACCGACTACCCGGGTGAGGGACGAATCTTAGACGCAGGGATCCCATGGTATGCGGCCCCCTTCGGCCGGGATTCCCTCATTACTTCCTGGCAAACCTTGATCCTTAACCCAAATATAGCCAAAAATACCCTTCGCTTTTTGGCCCGTTACCAGGGAAGGCGCCTCGACCGGTGGCGTGAAGAAAGGCCAGGCAAGATATTTCACGAGCTGCGGCGGGGAGAGATGACCAGGTGCGGTGAGGTTCCCCATAGCCCCTACTATGGCTCCATTGATTCCACCCTCTGGTTCATTATCCTTTTAGGAGCCACCTACCGGTGGACCCTGGATAAAGAACTGCTAGAGGAAATGACCGAGCCCTTACGCCGTTGCCTTTACTGGTGCACCTGGTATGGGGACTTAGATAGTGATGGATATTTAGAATACTTACGGGAATCCCCGGCCGGGCTTACCAACCAGGGGTGGAAGGACTCCTGGAATGCAGTGGTAGACCGTGAAGGAAACATCCCGCCCGGGCCTATCGCCTTGGTGGAAGTGCAAGCCTATTATTACCTAGCCCTACATGAGGCAGCCTTCCTCCTTAAGCAGGTAGGAGATGGTATAACAGCAGCTAGCCTCATCCGGCGGGCTACTAAATTAAGGGAGAAGTTTATCCGTGATTTTTGGGTAGAGGACGAAGGATATCTCATCTTTGCCCTGGATGGCCATAAAAAGCCCATTACCACTTTAGTCTCCAATGGAGGGCACTCTTTATTTACCGGAATTTTATCTCCCGAGCAGGCCCGGCGCGTGGCCCAGCGGCTTTTGGCCGAAGATTTCTACTCCGGTTGGGGCATCCGGACTATGAGCAAGAAGGAAAAGGCCTACAATCCCATGAGCTACCATAACGGGTCCGTATGGCCGCATGATAATGCCATTATAGCTTTTGGAATGAGGCGGTATAATTGCTTGAATGAGCTTAAAAAATTGGCCTCCGGGCTTTTCGAGGCCAGTTCCTTCTTTTCTTATAATCGCTGGCCAGAGCTCTTCTGCGGCTTTACCCGTAGAGGTTTAACTGGGCCTGTCCGCTACCCCATCGCCTGCGATCCCCAGGCCTGGGCCGTGGGTAGCCTTTTTTCTTTTTTACAAAGTTTACTAGGTTTAGATTGCCGGGATAACACCATATATATTAACCGGCCACTTCTCTTACCAGGAGCCAAAAAGCTAGAGGTGCGGAATCTGCTGGTAGGACAGAGCCGCATCGATCTGGCCTTTGAGGAGAAGGAAGGGCAAGTGTTCTGCCATGTCTTAAGAAAGGAGGGCAATGTGAGGGTCATTATCGAGGCTTGAAAGGCGGGTCCTGCCTTTCCTTGACTTTCATTGTGCTCCTGGATTATAATAAAAGTGTTAACTTATTCCATTAAGGGGGAGGAATAGGATATGCGTATTGCCATGGTACACTGGGCCTTCCCCCCCATAATCGGCGGGGTGGAGTCGCATCTGGCCCTCCTTTGCCCACGGTTGGTACAGCTAGGTCATACGGTTAGCTTGCTTACGGCCACCGCTCCCGGGGCCCCGGACCAGGAAACCTGGCGAGGAGTGGCTATCCGGCGCTCTCCTCTGCTAGACCTTAATTCCTTAAACCCTGAAATTATTGAAAGCAAGGCACAAGAGATCCGGCAACTGCTGGAAGGGTTCCTCTTGGATTTCCGGCCAGATGTAGTCCATGCCCATAATATGCATTACTTTAGTTATATCCACGCTAAAGCCCTCCAGGAGATCTGCCAGCGCCATGGTTGGCCTTTGATTCTCACCGCCCATAATGTATGGGAAGATGAATTGTGGCAGAAGATGAATACTTTAGCCCGCGGGTGGGATAGAATAATTGCAGTTAGCCACTACATACGCCAGGAGCTAATGGTAAACGGATATCCCCCGGACCGTATACATGTAGTGCACCATGGTATTGACACGCAAATATTCCATCCCCCCACTGCTTTAGAAGTACAAAAGACCCTACAAACCTACCCAAGTTTACGCGGCCGGCGCGTAATATTCCACCCAGCCCGTATGAGTAAGGCTAAAGGTTGCGATCTAAGCATCCGCGCCCTCGACCTCGTCCGTCGAGAAGTACCGGAAGTTTTATTGGTCTTGGCCGGAACGACGAATACAGTAGACTGGGGTCAGCAACAACCAGCCGAAGTAGCCTACATGTATGAGCTCATAGAGGAGCTGGGTCTTAAAGATCACGTTTTTATCCGTTTCTTCCCCTGGGCAGAGATGCCCGAAATTTATAGAGCAGCCGAAGTATGTCTTTACCCCTCTATATTCCAGGAACCCTTCGGTCTGGTTATGTTAGAAGCCATGGCTACCGCTAAACCCATCATTGTGAGCCGGGCGGGAGGTATGCCCGAGATCGTGCGGCCTGGGTTTAACGGTTTCCTGGTAAGCATAGGCAACTACCAGGAACTGGCGCGGTATATTGTTTTCCTCCTGCGTAATCCTAGCATTGCTGTAACCCTCGGACATAACGGCCGCCGCCAAGTGGAGCAGCACTTTACAGTGGATATTATGACTCGAGCCACCCTGGAGGTTTACCAGGAAGCATTGTCCTGCTTCAAGCAGGCTAGCAACTGGTAAAAATAGAGGGGGGCTTACGTTTATGCTTAAGGAACCGAAGATAGTCCTGGTGTCTAACCGGGGTTCGTATACCCTTAAAGAAGGTGAAGGTAATATTGAAGCCGTACCCGCTATAAGCGGGTTGGTTTCGGCTGTAGAGCCCGTCCTTAAAGAAAAAGGAGGGGTTTGGGTGGCCTGGGGCGGCCGGGAAGTAGCCGCCCCGGAGACCCCAGGAGTTAGACTCATGGTGCCGCTGGAGAAGCCAGCTTACCTCTTTTGTGAAGTACCCCTTACTGGAGATGAAATCCGGCGGTATTACCACGGATTTACTAATGGCGCCCTGTGGCCTTTATGCCATTATTTCTTAGAAAAATGCCGCTATAGCACCTCAGAATGGTCAGCCTACCGCCAAGTTAACTTAAAGTTTGCTTTAGCCGCCTTAGCTGAGGCTGGGCCGCAAGATATCGTGTGGGTAAATGATTACCACCTCGCCCTGGTACCAGCTATTATCCGGCGCCATAAGCCAGGGCTCAAACAAGCTTTCTTCTGGCATATCCCTTTTCCCCATTATGATCTCTTTGCTACCCTGCCTTGGGCCCGAGCCATACTCCGTGGCCTTCTAGGAAGCGATATAATCGGTTTCCACCTCCCAGATTACAGTTATAATTTTCTGCATGCCGTAAATAAATTGCTGGAGGTGCCCGTGGATTATAATACCTTCACTATAAGGTGGCAAGGACGTAAAATCGTTGCCCCAGCCTGGCCCATGGGCATCGACTACGAAGCCTTCCAGAAGCTGGCTTGCGACCCCAAAATCCGTCAGCAAGCAGAAGAGCTACGCCGCCAGATCGGCACAGAACGCATAGCCCTGGCGGTAGAAAGGCTGGATTACACTAAGGGGATCTTAGAACGGTTGTTAGCCTTCGAGCGCTTCCTGGAGGAAGCTCCTGAATGGCGGGGCCGGGTATCTCTCCTGCAGATCGCTGTACCCAGCCGCACCGCTGTACCAGCTTACCAACAGCTGCGTAGCCAGGTAGAGGAGGCGGTGGGGCGTATAAACGGCCGGTTTAGCGAGGGCCATTACCGCCCGGTGCATTATTTCTGGCGAGGAGTACCTCGCCAAGAGCTGGTGGCCTATTACTTAGCTGCTGATCTTATGATGGTGACTCCTTTAAGGGACGGGTTAAACCTGGTAGCCAAAGAATACGTCGCCAGCCGGGTGGATGGTACAGGGGTTCTGGTTTTAAGCCGTTTTGCAGGAGCAGCCCGGGATCTTAAAGAGGCGGTGATAATTAATCCCTACGATATTGAGGGAACAGTAATAGCCCTAAAGGCCGCTCTGGCCATGCCTGTATCCCAGCAAAAACAGCGTTTGAAAAAACTACAAGAGCAGGTTCGGCGCTTTGACGTGCGTTGGTGGCTAGGTAATTTCCAGCGGGCCCTCCAGGAACGCGAGGTAAAGGAAGAAGATGCAGTGCGTCGACATTTGCGCGTTAGCAACTTTAGTGCGCTCCCATCCACAAGTTTTGTTGATGCTTGATTACGATGGGACCCTGGTGCCCCTGGCTCCTAGGCCGGAAGAAGCCCGGCCATCTCCAAGGCTCCTTAAGCTTTTGAGCTGCTTAAGCCAAGATTTAAAGCGACATGTAGCCGTAGTAAGTGGGCGTAGGGTGGAGGAGCTGGCCGACCTCCTTCCCTTGCCTTACCTTTTTCTTGCCGGGTTGCACGGCCGCGAAGTCCTGCATCCTGCGCAAGACTCTCGGGGGTCCCGCTTAAGGCTTAAATTGGGTCCCCCGGGTCCTCCCCCTGGCGTATGGGAAGAGATCCAGGCCCATGCTGAAAGGTTGGCTACTCAGGTTTCCGGCTGCTGGGTAGAAGATAAAAAAGAAGCTATAGCCCTGCATTTCCGCGAGGCTGACCCTAAAAAAGCTGCGCAAATAGTGGCCACCTTTATCCGGTTTACGCAACCCCTGGTGGAAGCTCATCAGCTAGAGTACCTAAAGGGAAACAAAGTAATAGAAGTGCGTATCAAGGGAATCCATAAAGGTATAGCGGTAGAATATTTTTTAAAGCTTTTTCCCCACGCTTTCCCTATCTTTTTGGGTGACGATTTGACTGACGAGGATGCCTTTCGCATGTTGAAGGGGCGCGGTTTGTCCGTGCTTGTAGGAGAGCCGCGTCCTACCCTGGCTACCTATAATCTACCTACACCGGCCAAGGTAGAAGATTTCCTGGAAAGACTGATAAGGGGGTAGGGAAGATGCTTCCCATCCGTAAAGCGGTTATCCCGGCCGCTGGCTGGGGTACTCGTTTTCTACCAGCCACCAAAGCCCAGCCTAAGGAGATGCTGCCCATTGTTGATAAACCTGCTATCCAATATATCGTGGAGGAAGCGGTACGTTCGGGAGTCAACTCCCTTTTAATTATCACCGGTAAACATAAACGGGCTATTGAAGACCATTTTGACCAATCCTTGGAGCTATCTGCCCTCCTGCGGGAGAAAAATAATCTTGAGCTATTACAGGTAGTAGAGGAAGTAGCCAGTCTAGCCGATATCCATTATATCAGGCAAAAGGAACAACTGGGTCTGGGGCACGCGGTACATTGTGCCCGCCAATTCGTGGGGGAAGAGCCCTTCGCCGTGCTCCTAGGGGACGATATAATTGTAAACGATATCCCGTGCTTAAAGCAGATGATAGAAGCCTATAAGGAAGTAGGGCAAGCTATCGTGGCCGTTCAAGAAGTGCCTCTAGATGAGGTGAAGCGTTATGGCATAGTGGAACCGGCTGGAGCTACTGAAAATGGCCTCTTCCAGGTCAAGGGTCTGGTAGAAAAACCCGATCCCCAACATGCGCCCTCCAATCTGGCCGTTATTGGGCGTTATATACTTCTTCCCGAGATATTCCCCATCCTGGCTGACCTTCCTCCCGGTGCTGGAGGAGAGATCCAACTAACCGATGCCTTAAATATCCTAGCTCGCGAGGGCCGCGTGTACGCCTACCGCTTCGCTGGGCGTCGTTATGATGTGGGTGACAAACTAGGCTTCTTACAGGCTACCGTGGAATTTGCCTTAGAGCGGCCGGATTTAGCTGTTCCCTTCCGGAATTACTTGCTTAATCTTTTAGCTGCCCAGCTCGAAATACCAGAGGCGGCTGCCAGCCGAGATGGTTAACCCTAGCTTAAGCGATTCTTCATCCTCTTTATCTCGGATAAAGTTTTCCTTGTAACTAGGTACTCGAAAGATACCCAGTTAATCTTTATCTTGAACACGGTCTTGAAGTCTTGCTTCTCGGCTCGCCCGCTCTTCTAAGGTCTCCCTGTCCTGCCAGGGCCAAGGTTTATAAGCTGGGGCGGGTTGCCGATCCTCATCCAAGGGCTTAAGGGCAGGAGGGCGCAAGTTTTGCAAGGGCACCGGGGAGCGTAACAAAATAGATTTCAGCGAGCGCCAGTCCCAGGGGATAAGGGGCCAAAGGTAGGGTACGCCGAAGGATTTGGTGGTGGCCAAAAGTAAAAAAGTTCCAAGCAAGATAGCCACCAGGCCAGGTAATCCCCAAAAACCCACGGCCAGAAGGGCTACCACCCGCACCAGTGTGTTGGCCATGCCTAATTCATAACTGGGGGTAGCGAATATACCTATGGCGGCCACAGCCATATAAAGGATAATCTCAGGATTAAAAAGGCCTACCGCAATGGCCACTTCGCCTATAAGTATAGTGGCTATAAGACCCAAGGCAGTGGCTAGGGCTGTAGGTGTATGGATAGCGGCCATACGTAAAAGGTCTATACCCCCTTCGGCCAGGAGAAACTGCCACATAAGGGGAATGGCCGCTATTTTCTTCGGTCCTAACCACTCCAGGCCTGGAGGGATAAGGCCTCGGTTTAAGGCTAAAAGTAGCCATACAGGAGGAAGGAGGACGGAAACTACCACTCCTAGGAAGCGTATCCAGCGTAAAAAAGCCCCTACCAAGGGGACCTGCCTGTATTCCTCGGCATGCTGGAGGTGGTGGAAAAAAGTAGCAGGTATGATCATAACACTGGGGGAAGTGTCCACCATAACCAGCACGTGGCCTTCCAGCAGGTGTACAGCAGCCACGTCTGGCCTTTCTGTATAGCGTACCCGGGGGAAAGGATTCCACCAATTTCCTGGAGTAATAAGTTCTTCTACTGATTTTTCCGCCATGGGCAGGCCGTCTATCTTGATGGCCTTAATTCTTCTCTTTACCTCCTCCACCAGCCGGGGATGGGCTATATCCTTAATATAGACCACTGCAATATCGGTCTTAGAACGGCTACCGGCTTGCAGGATCTCGATCCTTAAACGGGGATCCCGAATCCGACGGCGAAGGAGGTTGGTGTTATAAAGTAGGGTTTCTACAAAGCCGTCCCGGGATCCCCTCACCACCCGTTCAAGATCAGGCTCTTCGGGATTGCGAGCCGGGTAACGCCGGGCGTCTATTATGATTACTTGTTCAAAGCCATCTACCACCAGGGCTAGTCCTCCAGCCAGGACCTTATCTACCACCTGGTGTAAATCCTCTAAGGTGTCGACTTCTATGTAATTAATGTATTGTTGTAGGGTTTTCTTAAAGGGAGAGGGAGCCAGATCCTCCCTCTCTAATTCTGAAAGGCGCCGGAGTATGTACAACATAATATCATCCTTGATGAAACCGTCAATGTAAAATAGGCTGGCCCGGCGGCCAGCAAATATAATATCCCGACGGATAACATCAAAGCTTTCTTTAACTCCTAGCTCCCTGTTCAGCCAATTTATATTAGCTTCCAGTTGTTTTGCTACTTTTACTTCTTCGCCAGTGACGGCCATAAAATTATCCTCCTTGATCAAGCAGGCGTATTTAACCTCGCGGGTTAAAAATAATGGCCATCAGGTATCCAAATAGTATGGCAGCCGTTAAGCCCACCGCCGTCATCTGTAGACCCCCAGAAAAAGCGCCTAAGAGACCCTTAGTTTTAACCGCGCCTAGAGCTCCCTGGGCTAGAAGATGGCCAAAACCACTTAAAGGGATGGTAGCCCCTGCCCCGCCGATTTGCACCAGGGGCTGGTACAATCCCAAGGCGCTTAAAACAGCTCCTCCGGTGACAAAACCGACTAGCACATGGGCGGGGGTGACTTTGTAGGGAGTTAAGTCCATGATAAGCTGGCCTATCAAGCAGATGACTCCGCCCACTAAGAAGGCTAGAATTACGCTCAATTTAGCTTCCCCTTTCTTCCTGGTTTCCTCTCTATTTTCCCATTTCTTACAAGAGAACTTGCCACAGTGATGGCTTGTTCTCTTTTACCTTTCACTATTTCTCTAATTCCTATATCTTCTCTATTACTACAGCATGCCCAATGCTGGGGATAGATTCTCCCTGATAAGTAGAGGTAGGGCTTAAAAGGGCGCCGGTCCCTATTCCCAATATGCGCTTGTATGTGCCGTCATTAAGTTTCCCCATAAGATGGCCGGCGAAGACTACCGCCGAGCAGGCGCACCCGCTTCCCCCGGCATAGGTACCCTGCCGTTCAGAATCATAAATTAAAAGGCCACAGTCGGTATATTTGTCCCCTAGATCGTAGCCGTTCTGCGCCGCAAGTTTTAAAGCTAACTCCCGGCCTACCCGACCTAGGTCGCCAGTTATGATTAAATCATAATCAGTAGGGCTCCGGCCCGTATCCTGGAAGTGGCGTACAAGCGTATCCACGGCCGCCGGAGCCATGGCCGATCCCATATCGTTGGGATCTTTCACGCCCATATCTAAAACCCGTCCTATGGTGGCATGGGTGATACGCGGCCCGTTACCCGCCGGTGCAAGTAATACCGCGCCGGCTCCAGTAACCGTCCACTGGGCAGTAGGAGGTCTCTGGACGCCCTGTTCCGTAGGATAGCGATATTGGCGCTCGGCGGTGTCGTAATGGCTACTACAAGCTGCCACTACATGGGTAGCAAACCCGCCATCGATAAGGATGCTAGCCAGGGCCATGCCCTCGTACATGGTAGAGCAGGCACCGTACAGGCCGAGGAAGGGGATACCTAAGTTACGGGCAGTATAATTTGCGGAAATGGTCTGATTTAAAAGGTCACCAGCCAAAAGGTAATCTATGTCCTGCCATTGTAATTGGGCCTTGGCGATCACCATCTTAACGGCCTCTTCCAGCATCTTACGCTCGGCCTTCTCCCAGCTTTCTTCACCGAAGTAAGTATCGGTTATAACCATATCAAAGGTATTCCCCAAAGGGCCCTCCCCTTCTTTAGGTCCTACCACCGAGGCCGTAGCCACTATTACTGGTGGATTCGCAAACTGGATTGTGTGCTTACCTACTCTTTTGGTAGTTGAACTCAATAATTTTTCACCTCCGCCTCCCAAAAATAAACCCTGGCTATATTATCCGCCAGGGTCTGCAAAATTTATACACAAATTTGGCCCGCTCTCTAGTACAACCTACTAAGGGTTTCCTCACTCATTCCAAAGGAATGTTCCTCAGCCGGAAATACTCCCTCTGCTACCTCGCGAGCATAAGTGTTAAGCGCATCCAGGATCTGGGGTGCTAAATCTGCATATTTCTTTACAAATTTAGGTGTAAATCGTTTAAACATGCCAAGCATGTCGTGAATAACCAGCACTTGTCCATCGCAGTGGGGACCTGCACCAATACCAATAGTCGGGATACTTATCTTTTCAGTAATGATTTTAGCCAGCGAAGAGGGTATACACTCTAACACTATTGCGAAGGCACCCGCAGCCTCCAAGGCCTGGGCTTCTTCGATCAGTCTTTTGGCGGCCTCTAAATCCTTCCCTTGTACCTTGAAACCTCCCAATTGAGTAGCCGTCTGGGGTGTAAGCCCAATATGAGCCATAACCGGAATGCCCGCCTTCACTAAAGCTTCCACCGTTTGCACCACATTTAGACCACCTTCTAATTTAACCGCATCCGCCCCGCCTTCTTTCAATATCCGATTAGCATTATGGATGGCACTTTCGATGCTTGCGTTATACGAACCAAAAGGCATATCCCCTACTATAAAGGTGTTACGTGCAGCCCTTACTACCGGTTTAATGTGATGTAACATTTCCTCCATGGTAACCGGTACAGTTCCCTCGTATCCCAGGACCACCATCCCTAGAGAATCCCCCACCAATATCATCTCTATATCGGTTTCGTCCACCAATGATGCCATCATGTAATCATAAGAGGTTACCATACGAATTTTTTTCCCTTCTCGCTTCATGTCCCACAGTTGGGGAATCGTGGGTTTTTTCTTCGGCATGTTTCATAAATACCTCCTCTAAGGGGATTTTTTAATGAGTATAAGTAGCTTCTAAAGCCTTTATTAAAAGCAGCAATGTTTCGTTATAAGGAGTAGGAAT harbors:
- a CDS encoding glycosyltransferase family 4 protein gives rise to the protein MRIAMVHWAFPPIIGGVESHLALLCPRLVQLGHTVSLLTATAPGAPDQETWRGVAIRRSPLLDLNSLNPEIIESKAQEIRQLLEGFLLDFRPDVVHAHNMHYFSYIHAKALQEICQRHGWPLILTAHNVWEDELWQKMNTLARGWDRIIAVSHYIRQELMVNGYPPDRIHVVHHGIDTQIFHPPTALEVQKTLQTYPSLRGRRVIFHPARMSKAKGCDLSIRALDLVRREVPEVLLVLAGTTNTVDWGQQQPAEVAYMYELIEELGLKDHVFIRFFPWAEMPEIYRAAEVCLYPSIFQEPFGLVMLEAMATAKPIIVSRAGGMPEIVRPGFNGFLVSIGNYQELARYIVFLLRNPSIAVTLGHNGRRQVEQHFTVDIMTRATLEVYQEALSCFKQASNW
- the lysA gene encoding diaminopimelate decarboxylase yields the protein MQLRGTMRINERGHLEIGGCDVVDLAREFGTPLYIFDEDLIRANCRKFTRAFVQKYGNAEVIYAGKAFLTTAMCRIIAQEGLGLDVVSGGELYTALKAGFPPARIYFHGNNKSKEELLLALEVGVGRVVVDNFLELETLSRLAVERGQRVPILLRVTPGIEAHTHEYIRTGQIDSKFGFTLPGGQALEAVKKAQGLPGIEYKGLHCHIGSQIFQVEPYRYAAEVMMDFVEEILKVMGLVTEELDLGGGFGIAYVEEDDPQPIEVFAEVIMAAVYDEAEKRGLKLPKVIVEPGRSIIGPAGSTAYTVGSIKNIPGVRKYVAVDGGMADNIRPALYGARYEAILANKASAPATEVVSITGKCCESGDMLIWDIPLPPVEPGDILLMPCTGAYGYTMASNYNRLGRPAAVLVKDGQADLILRRETYEDLLRCDVVPKRLEK
- a CDS encoding alpha,alpha-trehalose-phosphate synthase (UDP-forming), translated to MLKEPKIVLVSNRGSYTLKEGEGNIEAVPAISGLVSAVEPVLKEKGGVWVAWGGREVAAPETPGVRLMVPLEKPAYLFCEVPLTGDEIRRYYHGFTNGALWPLCHYFLEKCRYSTSEWSAYRQVNLKFALAALAEAGPQDIVWVNDYHLALVPAIIRRHKPGLKQAFFWHIPFPHYDLFATLPWARAILRGLLGSDIIGFHLPDYSYNFLHAVNKLLEVPVDYNTFTIRWQGRKIVAPAWPMGIDYEAFQKLACDPKIRQQAEELRRQIGTERIALAVERLDYTKGILERLLAFERFLEEAPEWRGRVSLLQIAVPSRTAVPAYQQLRSQVEEAVGRINGRFSEGHYRPVHYFWRGVPRQELVAYYLAADLMMVTPLRDGLNLVAKEYVASRVDGTGVLVLSRFAGAARDLKEAVIINPYDIEGTVIALKAALAMPVSQQKQRLKKLQEQVRRFDVRWWLGNFQRALQEREVKEEDAVRRHLRVSNFSALPSTSFVDA
- a CDS encoding spore germination protein; this encodes MAVTGEEVKVAKQLEANINWLNRELGVKESFDVIRRDIIFAGRRASLFYIDGFIKDDIMLYILRRLSELEREDLAPSPFKKTLQQYINYIEVDTLEDLHQVVDKVLAGGLALVVDGFEQVIIIDARRYPARNPEEPDLERVVRGSRDGFVETLLYNTNLLRRRIRDPRLRIEILQAGSRSKTDIAVVYIKDIAHPRLVEEVKRRIKAIKIDGLPMAEKSVEELITPGNWWNPFPRVRYTERPDVAAVHLLEGHVLVMVDTSPSVMIIPATFFHHLQHAEEYRQVPLVGAFLRWIRFLGVVVSVLLPPVWLLLALNRGLIPPGLEWLGPKKIAAIPLMWQFLLAEGGIDLLRMAAIHTPTALATALGLIATILIGEVAIAVGLFNPEIILYMAVAAIGIFATPSYELGMANTLVRVVALLAVGFWGLPGLVAILLGTFLLLATTKSFGVPYLWPLIPWDWRSLKSILLRSPVPLQNLRPPALKPLDEDRQPAPAYKPWPWQDRETLEERASREARLQDRVQDKD
- a CDS encoding SpoVA/SpoVAEb family sporulation membrane protein — encoded protein: MDLTPYKVTPAHVLVGFVTGGAVLSALGLYQPLVQIGGAGATIPLSGFGHLLAQGALGAVKTKGLLGAFSGGLQMTAVGLTAAILFGYLMAIIFNPRG
- the otsB gene encoding trehalose-phosphatase, which translates into the protein MLDYDGTLVPLAPRPEEARPSPRLLKLLSCLSQDLKRHVAVVSGRRVEELADLLPLPYLFLAGLHGREVLHPAQDSRGSRLRLKLGPPGPPPGVWEEIQAHAERLATQVSGCWVEDKKEAIALHFREADPKKAAQIVATFIRFTQPLVEAHQLEYLKGNKVIEVRIKGIHKGIAVEYFLKLFPHAFPIFLGDDLTDEDAFRMLKGRGLSVLVGEPRPTLATYNLPTPAKVEDFLERLIRG
- a CDS encoding amylo-alpha-1,6-glucosidase, translating into MGEPHLDLRIAPCEVEPVTEVLKEGNIFLVSLPTGEITGRSLGSLGLYHADTRYLDCLELYLQGLKPIYLSSAIRDSHFAQIELTNPEFTLPSGQLVPLQTIHLRLLRLIKDAFYQRLRLINFNSFPLSLTLDMIFGADYRDIFEVRGTVRERRGELLSPEIKRWGIKLSYRGLDGQVRTTAISLDPAPNEIKAEPGRARVRYILNLPPQKKIYLHLRIDLDSEIMENPDLISTGFSAATIMLAGRYHQWERECTQVYTDNTTLNNMLQTAVTDLAALQTDYPGEGRILDAGIPWYAAPFGRDSLITSWQTLILNPNIAKNTLRFLARYQGRRLDRWREERPGKIFHELRRGEMTRCGEVPHSPYYGSIDSTLWFIILLGATYRWTLDKELLEEMTEPLRRCLYWCTWYGDLDSDGYLEYLRESPAGLTNQGWKDSWNAVVDREGNIPPGPIALVEVQAYYYLALHEAAFLLKQVGDGITAASLIRRATKLREKFIRDFWVEDEGYLIFALDGHKKPITTLVSNGGHSLFTGILSPEQARRVAQRLLAEDFYSGWGIRTMSKKEKAYNPMSYHNGSVWPHDNAIIAFGMRRYNCLNELKKLASGLFEASSFFSYNRWPELFCGFTRRGLTGPVRYPIACDPQAWAVGSLFSFLQSLLGLDCRDNTIYINRPLLLPGAKKLEVRNLLVGQSRIDLAFEEKEGQVFCHVLRKEGNVRVIIEA
- the galU gene encoding UTP--glucose-1-phosphate uridylyltransferase GalU, giving the protein MLPIRKAVIPAAGWGTRFLPATKAQPKEMLPIVDKPAIQYIVEEAVRSGVNSLLIITGKHKRAIEDHFDQSLELSALLREKNNLELLQVVEEVASLADIHYIRQKEQLGLGHAVHCARQFVGEEPFAVLLGDDIIVNDIPCLKQMIEAYKEVGQAIVAVQEVPLDEVKRYGIVEPAGATENGLFQVKGLVEKPDPQHAPSNLAVIGRYILLPEIFPILADLPPGAGGEIQLTDALNILAREGRVYAYRFAGRRYDVGDKLGFLQATVEFALERPDLAVPFRNYLLNLLAAQLEIPEAAASRDG